From Kineosporia succinea, the proteins below share one genomic window:
- a CDS encoding DUF5679 domain-containing protein, protein MSDTYSGEFYCVKCKEKRQAEGKVVETNGRRMAKGVCPVCGTNLNRILGKA, encoded by the coding sequence ATGTCGGACACCTACAGCGGCGAGTTCTACTGCGTGAAGTGCAAGGAGAAGCGCCAGGCCGAGGGCAAGGTCGTGGAGACCAACGGCCGGCGCATGGCGAAGGGCGTCTGCCCGGTGTGCGGGACGAACCTGAACCGCATCCTCGGCAAGGCCTGA
- a CDS encoding M48 metallopeptidase family protein produces MANSTPEPADDPRVEVRRSGRRRSTVTAYREAGRTVVLIPARFTRSQEQEWVQRMLDRLSAQERRRRPGDEELLTRAQTLNERHLRGLATPASVTWVQNQNTRWGSCTPADRSIRLSTRLLGMPAWVLDYVLLHELAHLIQPGHGPDFWSLLDTYPRTERARGFLEGFSAARDLPVDDDPPGSVPDGETPADRAEHGDTEEEHGEAGTPTDPDEAPGEGSGRSLAATT; encoded by the coding sequence GTGGCCAATAGCACGCCGGAACCGGCGGACGATCCGCGGGTCGAGGTACGTCGGAGCGGACGGCGCCGGAGCACGGTGACGGCGTACCGCGAGGCCGGCCGCACCGTGGTGCTGATCCCGGCGCGTTTCACCCGCAGCCAGGAGCAGGAGTGGGTGCAGCGCATGCTCGACCGGCTCTCCGCCCAGGAGCGTCGGCGTCGGCCCGGTGACGAGGAACTGCTCACGCGCGCCCAGACGCTGAACGAGCGGCACCTGCGGGGTCTGGCCACTCCCGCGAGCGTGACCTGGGTGCAGAACCAGAACACCCGCTGGGGGTCGTGCACCCCGGCCGACCGCTCGATCCGGCTGAGCACCCGGCTGCTGGGCATGCCCGCCTGGGTGCTCGACTACGTACTGCTGCACGAGCTGGCCCACCTGATCCAGCCCGGCCACGGGCCGGACTTCTGGTCGCTGCTCGACACCTACCCGCGCACCGAGCGCGCCCGGGGTTTTCTCGAGGGATTCTCGGCGGCCCGCGACCTGCCGGTGGACGACGACCCGCCGGGTTCGGTCCCCGACGGAGAGACCCCGGCCGACCGTGCCGAGCACGGGGACACCGAGGAGGAGCACGGCGAGGCCGGCACCCCGACCGATCCGGACGAGGCACCGGGCGAAGGCTCCGGACGCAGCCTGGCCGCGACCACCTGA
- a CDS encoding NUDIX hydrolase, with protein MTSGSALLDDVGVALRDAEPAGPAERFEQTAWLALLASTGEGLLRREQAPAHLTASAAVLSPDGSQTCLVFHHKMQLWVQPGGHFDAGDTSGAQAAAREVVEETGLSGRVLGAPVLLSRHPAPCAPGIVDYHLDLQYLMITDVVDPTPSDESPQVRWWPVGELPGDLASGVPELVRRAGQVLKAQR; from the coding sequence GTGACGAGCGGTTCTGCCCTTCTCGACGACGTCGGCGTCGCCCTGCGCGACGCCGAGCCGGCCGGCCCGGCCGAGCGGTTCGAGCAGACGGCCTGGCTGGCGCTGCTCGCGAGCACGGGTGAGGGCCTGCTGCGCCGTGAGCAGGCCCCGGCCCACCTGACCGCCTCGGCGGCGGTGCTCAGTCCCGACGGTTCGCAGACCTGCCTGGTCTTCCACCACAAGATGCAGCTGTGGGTGCAGCCGGGCGGGCACTTCGACGCCGGTGACACCTCGGGCGCCCAGGCCGCGGCCCGCGAGGTCGTGGAGGAGACGGGGTTGTCCGGGCGGGTGCTGGGGGCGCCGGTGCTGTTGTCCCGGCACCCCGCACCCTGCGCGCCCGGGATCGTCGACTACCACCTCGACCTGCAGTACCTGATGATCACGGACGTCGTGGACCCCACTCCCAGCGACGAGTCACCTCAGGTGCGGTGGTGGCCGGTGGGTGAGCTGCCGGGTGACCTCGCGTCGGGGGTGCCGGAGCTGGTGCGGCGCGCGGGCCAGGTGCTGAAGGCCCAGCGCTAG